A portion of the Haliaeetus albicilla chromosome 5, bHalAlb1.1, whole genome shotgun sequence genome contains these proteins:
- the CIPC gene encoding CLOCK-interacting pacemaker, translating into MKSLNHHFSMAATESDKDSGYSDGSSECLSAMEQTDSEDVLNALCWNAEDGPWQCPMTTSSSFPALSPMVVMKNVLVKQGSSSQLQSWTVQPSFEVIPAQPQLVFLRPSIPPPINPHPVGKKRSDSTNYLPILNSYPKIAPQPCKRDHSFDLEERQETTCHKRLCTEAPKMETSPVSRSTGLPTSPFAHIPVSFKTPQDSSQQNSSTLVTSGKLSALPGFHRVSSDTQKVPGLAPILPFGTLQATKCTPHDSESAAQTTMQSAVWSPPLIPEEICTTPELLLQQQSKCRRFQNTLVVLRRSGLLEITLKTKELIHQNQVTQAELDRLKHQTQLFIEAIKNNAPQSWAELEASLTGSEKADNNLEDPTYPNM; encoded by the exons ATGAAAAGCTTGAACCATCACTTCAGCATGGCGGCAACTGAATCTGACAAGGACTCCGGATATTCAG ATGGAAGTTCAGAGTGCCTGAGTGCTATGGAGCAGACTGACTCGGAGGACGTGCTGAATGCATTGTGTTGGAACGCAGAAGATGGGCCTTGGCAATGCCCAATGACCACAAGCAGCTCCTTTCCTGCACTTTCTCCTATGGTCGTAATGAAAAATGTGTTAGTTAAGCAG GGGAGTTCATCACAGCTCCAGTCTTGGACCGTGCAGCCATCCTTTGAAGTGATTCCAGCTCAGCCACAGCTAGTGTTTCTTCGTCCATCAATCCCACCTCCCATTAACCCTCACCCTGTTGGGAAGAAGAGAAGTGACTCCACTAATTACCTGCCCATCCTGAATTCTTATCCCAAAATAGCACCACAGCCCTGCAAAAGAGATCACTCCTTTGATCTAGAAGAACGTCAGGAAACCACCTGCCATAAACGACTCTGCACAGAAGCACCCAAGATGGAGACTTCTCCTGTATCGAGGAGTACAGGGTTGCCTACTAGTCCTTTTGCCCACATACCAGTTAGCTTTAAGACCCCGCAGGATTCTAGCCAGCAAAATTCTTCAACTCTAGTGACAAGTGGAAAACTGTCAGCTCTTCCTGGTTTTCATCGTGTCTCCAGTGACACTCAGAAAGTGCCGGGTTTGGCTCCCATTTTGCCTTTTGGAACTCTGCAGGCAACAAAGTGCACCCCTCATGACAGCGAGAGTGCAGCACAGACTACGATGCAGTCTGCAGTGTGGAGTCCCCCACTGATACCAGAAGAGATTTGCACTACCCCTGAGCTGCTCTTGCAACAGCAAAGCAAGTGCAGACGCTTTCAGAATACACTTGTTGTGCTACGCAGGTCAGGATTGCTGGAGATCACTTTAAAAACCAAGGAGCTCATTCATCAGAACCAGGTGACTCAGGCCGAGCTGGACCGGCTGAAGCACCAAACACAGCTTTTCATAGAGGCAATAAAGAACAATGCTCCACAGTCATGGGCAGAGCTAGAAGCATCTCTAACAGGATCTGAAAAAGCTGATAACAACCTTGAAGACCCCACTTATCCCAACATGTAG